A single genomic interval of Spinacia oleracea cultivar Varoflay chromosome 6, BTI_SOV_V1, whole genome shotgun sequence harbors:
- the LOC110780296 gene encoding ethylene-responsive transcription factor 4-like codes for MAPKVNGVGGGVGVKVNAVNGGVNVKETHFRGVRKRPWGRYAAEIRDPTKKSRVWLGTFDTAEEAARAYDDAARAFRGAKAKTNFPLPSEIQINAPLNHHHHHHFNHNQNTNLSCNNNNNNHSPSQSSTVESSSHEKPSSIPAPTTAVMVDSLPLDLNLAGNFAGAAAVGVRFPFQQVRVAQAPAVGFPAQMNQFFYFDAVARQNQHHHHHLQQPQYINNQQIRFHQMVASELHAPPTCGVQSDSDSSSVVDFNQDLNSAPRGLEIDLNHPPPSDLA; via the coding sequence ATGGCTCCCAAGGTTAACGGCGTTGGTGGTGGCGTTGGAGTTAAGGTGAACGCGGTTAACGGTGGGGTTAATGTTAAAGAAACGCATTTCAGAGGTGTAAGGAAGAGACCGTGGGGGAGGTACGCGGCGGAGATTCGTGACCCGACGAAGAAAAGCCGTGTTTGGCTTGGCACGTTTGATACGGCTGAGGAAGCCGCACGTGCTTATGATGATGCTGCACGCGCCTTTCGCGGTGCTAAGGCTAAGACCAATTTCCCACTTCCGTCTGAAATACAGATTAACGCACCcctcaaccaccaccaccaccaccacttcaACCACAACCAGAACACCAATTTGAGttgcaataataataacaataaccaCAGTCCTAGTCAGAGTAGCACCGTGGAATCCTCCAGCCATGAGAAGCCGTCTTCTATCCCGGCTCCGACTACGGCGGTCATGGTCGATTCTCTTCCCTTAGATCTTAACCTTGCCGGAAACTTTGCCGGCGCTGCGGCAGTTGGAGTTAGATTTCCATTCCAACAAGTCCGCGTTGCTCAAGCACCGGCGGTTGGTTTTCCGGCGCAGATGAACCAGTTTTTCTACTTTGACGCCGTTGCGCGTCAAAATCaacatcaccaccaccaccttcaacAACCGCAGTACATCAATAACCAACAGATAAGGTTTCACCAAATGGTGGCGAGTGAACTCCACGCGCCTCCGACATGCGGTGTTCAGAGCGATTCCGACTCGTCCTCCGTCGTCGATTTCAACCAGGATCTTAACAGTGCTCCTAGAGGTCTCGAGATCGATCTTAACCATCCTCCACCGTCTGATTTAGCTTGA